In Eremothecium gossypii ATCC 10895 chromosome III, complete sequence, the genomic window TCGCGCAGCGGGGATACGGCGAGCCGCAGTGCGGACAGAGGTACTTCTGGGACGGCGCGCCGTGGGTGTTCGGGTTGCTGCTGTTCCAGGCGTACTTTTTGGCGGGGATGCCCTTGATGCCGCTGCCCTGGCGCGGGAGCAGCGGGTTTGCGTCCGCGGGCTTGTTGATGTTCTTGTTGCACTTGAGGCATTGGATGTACATCTGGCGGGGCCGCACGGTGCACTTGACGATGCCCTGGCTGTTGCGTGACAGCTTGGTGCGCAGGCCGTCGAACTTGGCGCGCATGGTGAACAGATTCCAGGAGTTGAGCATGTTGTGGTAGATGTAGATCCACTCGTCGACACGGGTGTCACAGAAATAACGGGGGCAGCCGAATATGGACAACAGGGCGGCAGTCTGCACGTCGCTTGTCTTGCTAACGTAGGACTGGAGGAGGTTGATGCCGTTGGGGGTGATTCCGGTGAGGATGAGGCCCTCCAGCTCGCCGTTTTCGATCACGTTGGTGACTGTGCGGTGCAGGAAGCGGGTCAAGTCTCCGTCATTGAGGAAGCGCAGCGCGACGCCCAGCCTTTCCCGGAGGGATATAGCGCTTTCATAAAGGATGTCCCACCAGTCATTGTCCGCGATGAACGAGAAAATAATCCTCAGGTAGGGGTCGTCCAGCTCCGAGGACAGGCGCCTGCACTGCTGCCTCCAGGCGTTGTTGCCAGGCTGGTCCTTATATGCCAGGTACCCAGCGATGGCCGTAGCGATCAGCCGCAGGCGCTCCTTCTTAGCGGAGCTGAGTATCTCAATGGCTCGCTGAACGTCGCCGAAAAACACAGCCCAGCCCGCTGCTTTCTCGTAGTTATTTAGCGATATGAGGTTCATGTATTTTTCCTCAATTTCGGTAGGGGTGAGATCCCAACCGGAAATAATCATACAGAGTTTGCGCTGGATCGGTTTCGACGTGTTTACCAGGGACCCGATATGTCGTGCCGTTTCCAGGCGTAGTCTCGTCTTTCCCCTCATCAGGATGATCTTCTCAAGTTCACGGTTAAGTTGTTTTTCTGTGAACGCACTACCTTCTTTGTATCTAGCTTGGTTTGACAGACCATCTAACCCGTTCCAAATACCATAAATACCCTCATAGCCCAGGTCCAATTCACCAGAAACCATCGTGCCGTCGTCCACGGAAGATTTCGCTATAGCTATCCAGCGCCAAGTGTTTCTAATGTAAGCGTTGTTTTGCAATGACTTTGATTGGTCTATCAGTTCCACAGTGGTCATCGGATCTAGACCGTAGCCTAACGCTGCTCGTTTTCTCATAATTGTGCTAATATCATTCTGAAGTAATTTTTCTGGCTTGACAAGGTACCGATGCTCACAAGCGGATGCTGCATCGTCATTTTCTTCGCTCTCATCGTCTGTTTCAAAATCTGAATTGTTAAACTCCTTATCCAAGGAGTTCGATTCTTCGGAATCTGAATCAGGGTTATTCGTGTTCTCGCTCAGATCTAAATCTTCGAACGTTAGATTTTTCATTCCCGCCCTCAAGTTTTTGGATAGAGACTGCTGGGTTCTACACGAAATGCGAAGCTCTTTGGTTTCACCTTTGTTGTTATCAGTCGCCATGAAACTGTTCATGTTGTCAAATGCGACTTTGCATACACCCCCTGGCGTGCTCATACGGTAAATAGTCCCTGATTGACGCATGCAGATAAAGTTCGAGTCGTTGTTACTCTTAGGTATATAGTCAAAAGTCACAACGCGGTCGTAGGTTGTGGGAATATCATTAACTGTAGACACAAAGAGTTCCTCCATCTGTGGTCCAGGTGTCGTATCTCCAGATTCCGAGCTACTCGCGTTAGAGGATAACGGTATACTTCCCAATCTCCATCTCCGTATGACTTCACCGTTGTGTAACGTGCAGAATTCCAATCCTCGGACCGCTGACCAGCGGAAACAGGAATTCATATACTTCCTGGAGGCAGCGCCATGCCCCACTAGCTTTTCGAACTGCAATAAGGGCTTGGCTTCCAAATAGTCAGAGGAGCTTGTGTTTGATACAAGCTTCCTCCTATCCCATATTGCCAAAGTCCCATCGTCACCGTAGGAGGAAAACTGCCAACTGTTGTATGGATTGATTTTTATGTCATACGAAAGCCGGGAGGGATGCTGGTACACTGGTGTCGAAGCCCGTAGATCAACCTCTTTTATTAGGTTCGTGCTAGCTGCTATAATATTGGTTTCATTTAGAAATTTCAAAGATACCGTGCTTTCATTCTGACAGTACGAGAACGCCGGGTTCACAATATTGCTGCTCGTATTCTGGTAGTTAACGTCCCATATCTGTAGTGATGGATCACTTCGGCTTCGGTCTAGTCCCATGGCGACCAACCCATTGTTATTAATTCCAACGCTATTGATCGGCCTTTGCTGCTTTGCACGCACCTTTATATCGAACGCGTTGCTGCTCGTACCACCCACCATGCCGTCTGTCACCACTTCAAATACATTGAAAAGTCTTAGGTATCCGTTTTTCTCGGCGACCCCCACAAGGCCTACTTCAGACTGTGAATAATCCAAACACGTTATGCTACTGAAGTCTTTGAATGTGCTGGATTTCAAGATAGAGCCATCTGATTCGTCATTGGGATCTACCCTGTAATGCGTTACTTCGTCTCTTGTCGGGTTCACCGACAAATAATCGTGCCATTCGTCATTCGTCCAGTTCGTTACTTGTTTTATGAAGCCCATCACCCTTCTGAGGACTAGAGTTGAAGTCCTTTGTTGCTTGTTTAGCGAAGATGTTTTATTCAACTGATACTACCATTATTCAGCTGCAAATATGTCTGGTGTTACCCTGCCCACTATCGGTACATTTCTCCCGCCAGTAATTTCTATTTGATTAAACATCAGGAATACTACATAAAAGAGCTAGTATCTCAGAAACGACTTAAGGATTCGTTCCTGTGCAGGAGTCAGTTCGTCCTCTTCGACCTCACTGAGCTCCTCCTCTTTCATTAGAATTGGGCCATGCCAGTCAACTTCTCTTATTTTCTTTCCTTCGAAAATAAAGTCGCGTGACATCAGTTTGTGCACATCTAGACCTTCAATCTTGGCTATCTGCTTGCTAAACTGCCTCTGACATACCGTTATTGTAGATACAAGTTCAACTGGGATATCCTTTTCCTTCGCGATCTGATCGAATAGTGTTCTCACTTCACGTGAAAATGAAGCGATGCTGTCGTACTGATCAGAGTCAACTTTGGCGAGCACTCCAGCAAATGCAGGCTCAAAATTCATAAGAGCTATGAATTCTTTAGTACTCCAATGTGTCGTGACATTCTTCTGCACAAGATGCCTCACGGGATGAAAACCTAAATCGTTTATAATATCGACAGCGTCTAGGCGGGCTTGCGCCGCCTGCTGGCGTCTCACCAGCAGAGTGCTCAGTTCATCGAGCTTCGCAAGGTCATTTAGAAGTACGTCTGCAAATGCCACCCGTTTCAAGATATCCGCCGAATCCATTGAGTTGAACGAGGTGGGGTCGAATATTCTGACCAGTGGTGCTCCCCTTTTCAATTCTCGCTTCATCGACCAGTACTTACATATATCAATAGCTGTCTGCTCTGCCTCTGCTATACCAAACTTATCCAGCAGTTGTTTTAAAATCGTAGCAAAGAGTTGCGGTGCAATTGGCGTCCCGCGGTTCGTCTTCCACCTGTTCCGCGTTGGCGGTTGTTGTGCCTCCGAGCTCGTGGCCCTCTGATTTCCGCGCATGACCATCTCCTTAATATTCTCAAAGTAACGTCTAGTTTTTAGTATTCCAACTTGACAATCGCCCCACCCGGAAGGAGAGTGCTTATCGCAGAAACTTTCTAGCTTCACGCCGGGTCTGAAGTTTTTCGAAGCAGCTTCTGGCACCGTGCATCCACCGAATGTCATAAACAAACCAGCTCTTTTGGCGCAAGTAACATGATAGGCCACAAAACAGTTTTTATTACTGCATTGTATACAAGCGCCACATTTCTGCTTGCAGATATAACAGTTGAGTTTCCACCGACTTCTCGGGACCATATCGATACCTTCAATGGGCTCCATATAGTGCTGATTGGCAAAGAAAAGTTCAGGGATCCAGATTCCACATATTACATGGCCCCAAGAGCCTGTGTCAGTCTGCTTGAATGCACCAGTATTGCTGGGGCAGAAGAGGCAGTTGATTTTCCTGTTCTTTGATATCATGCATCTACGACACAACCACTGGCCTTCAGGTATAAATACAACTCCATAACATTCCTGATGCACCGCTACATCGCAACCGTCGCAGAAAACGATTGCGTTCGAATTGTCAGAATCTGTTCCATTGCATATGGCACAGGACTGGTCCGCAGAACTGCCACTGCCATCATCCGAGCCGTATAGCTCGTAATGCGCTATTGCGGCTTCAGATTCGTGCGTGCTGGACTGCTGGTTCGTGGGGTGCCGCTGCGGAATCTTGCGTTCCAAATAGAACCACTCTATCTCCAATGCCGTTATCAGAATTTCAAAAAGTTCAGCGGAAAGAGCGTTTGCGGATCCACGCGCCTTACCGCTGTTTAAATACTGTAGATACAAATCATCTTGCTCATCCATATCATACTGTACCTTAAAATCCCTCAAATATCGCGATACATCAACAAAGAACTCGTTCTCATTCCGTAGTAAGTCGTCTGTTTTCTTCATATACGCACGGCGGGCAAGATCCACGTTGAGCGTCTGCACGTTACTGCGGTACCCGTACCTGTGGAATACAGCAGGTACGTGATACTTGCCATTCAGCTGAGTCACCTTCACCTTACAGGGTTTGAAACATGTTTTCTTCAACTGCGGTCCCAGCCGTTCCACGGTCACCTTGTTCTTGTAGATGATCTGCTTGAGCGAGCCGCTGGCACGGCTGAGCTGCCGCAGCGCATTGATGCGTGCCTTGTATTCAATATCTTGAAGCGCCGTTTCTTCGCCGCTGGCCGTGAATACAGGTAGTAGTACGGAGTGATTTAGATCTGGGTAGAAGTCTCGATAATGTTTCTCTTCCCTTAGTTTTGGCCCTTCTTCCTGGGCCCGCACAGGCGTCTGACCACTAGACATTATAAAGACATAGAACGCGAGAACCGGAACTCCGTTTTCCTTCCCTCACCTGTCCATATTAATTGGTAACCGATGGTTTGTATGTGTCTCGAAAAGTGACCGAATTTTTCAAATTGGTAATGGCGCCATATGGCCGAAGAATCACACTATAGTCACGTGTACTTATAAAATGTATATAAATACTACCAGCATTCTGAGTGTTAATACCAGATTACTGGGCGCGTCGTCGCATCTATTATAATCCAAAATGTGTCTTTCTTCTCTCTCGCCAGGGCGTAAACGGTTCATTTGGCGTCGGTGCCAGAAGACATACAGGGACCATAAAATCTTATTCCTGAGGAGCGTCAGTGAACAAGAAAACCTTGCCACTGTTATTCCCTCCAACAATCCAGTTTTGCATTGGATGCCAGCTGACCACGGCGGGCACCGTCGATGTCTCCAGGTGGGATAGCTGCTCACCGCGACTGGTGTATATGTCGATGGCACGCTTCATGTTTGCAATGGCAAAGACATCCATGTTCAGCTTGAAGCGAGCCTTGAGTACGCTGACCCAGCGTCCCGATTTACAATTGTGCTGTATGGTGAAGTCTGGCTGCAATTCAGAAGGTAAGTCGGCTCTTGCGTTGAAAAGACGGACCGTGTTGTCATATCCGTTGCAGACAAGCGTATGGTCGATGGGCGCATACGATACAGCGGAAACGGACAGCCTTGAATTGTATGTCGAGACAACCTCGTGACTGGCGTAGTCCTCGTACTGGGACCAGTCAGGTTTGGCCACGGTCTTGCGCAAGTCCCATATACGCAGCGTTCTGTCCAGGGAGGCTGTCGCCACACTGTAGGGCCTGCTGGGGTCAATGGCCATGCATCCGATTTTCTTGTCCGATAGACGCATAATATTCATTGTATCGGGCTTGGTACGGAGGTCTCGTTGAGCAAATTCGCCTCCTAGGGTGGTGAGCATGACCACGTTCGGACTGTCATAGCTGAACTGGCAGTCGCTGATCCCGAGCGTGTCACCATGTTCATTTTGAAAGTGGAGCAGCTCGTCGCTTTTTAGCGACTGCATGTCAATAGACCGCAATGCGCCGTCGTAGGAGGCAGCTAGAATCTTGCTAGAGTCTGTGGGGAACACCTCTATTTTGCTGACATTCCTGGAAAAAAGCTTGAAGCGGGTGATATCTGGGACGGAGTCCGGATGCTCTGGGTCCGGGTTTTCGTCCGCAACGTTCCACAGCCCCACCGTGCCCGCTGTGTCACCGCCGACTATCAGCTTCTTCTCCTGGGAAGGATGGAAGCAGAGTGCCGTAACCCGCTCGTGCACAATGGCCAACTCCTTCGGGTCAAAAACGTCAtactgctgcagccgcaTCTCCTCTCGCAGCCGCTGCACCTCTGGATTCGGCTTCTGAtgccgctgcagctcctcgaAGAAGTCACCGCCGGAAAAGCTCTTATCGGCATACCGCCGAAACTTCTCCAGGAGCTCGCCATCGTCCTCCGACTTGATGAGGTCGCTAAGCTTTATGTCACCGACCACGCGCGCCTCCTTCAGCTCTTTCCACTCCTCTTCCTGTTTCACATTCTGTGCTGTGTCGCTCCCCGCGCCGGCCTCGCCTTCCACATCAGCGGCCTCCCCTCGCAGACGCCTGGAACGCCTAGTCGGAATAGGTGCTGGTTTCGCCTCCCTCTTAACAGGGGCCTTGCCCTGTTTTTTCTTAACTGCCCCGCCCGATGCCTTCCGATGGTCTTCGATGCCTGCCTCGCTTCTTATCCTGGCAGGGATACCTGCAAGGTTGAGTTTCTTCAGCAATTCATTATTGCGCTTAATATTCTCCAGGCGCCGCTTATTAAACTCGCTATTGGCCGTCATTTCACGATGCGATACCGAGCTTTTTGGTGCAGAATGGGCTGCGCGTCGTTGCAGGGAATCATCCAGTTTGGCAGTTTCACATACTAAACGTACATGAAAAATTCAGATAGCGAACCCATCACCAGACCCAAAGGGAACGTCCGCACACTGGAATTCAGTATATACTAGGCTAACGAAATGGTTAGCAACATTCTATCAGTATTTAACCCTCCACCATCGCGCGACCTAACAGAGGAGGAAACCAAGGACTGCCTTCCATGCCAGCTTATGAGTTCTGCGTTTGCACTAGGCTTTGGTTCCTATCTGCTCAGCGGGCGTGCGTTCCGCTATAACGAGAAAGACAAGGCCAAAGGAATTACTTTGGAAGAGTTCAACAGATACAATCCAGCATGGTGGAGAAACTCTCTGCGGACGgtgggcggcgcgctggtGCTGTTGGGGGTGGTTCGCGGCACCGAAGGCTGGCTGTGGAACTCAGACAAATATACCAAGGAGAAGAACAGCAGGTAAAAAGACATTGCTCTATGAATACATGCATATACGTGATACATAGATGTTATACGTCGGGAGAggggcgcgggcggcgcggcgcgctACCTGCCGCTCCTAGCGGCCATGGCAGCCTGGGCGGAGCGCTCGAGCTGCCTGTTGACGAGCCTTGCGCGCTCCATTTCCTCGCGCTGGATCATCTTATCCGCTTTGATGCGCTTTTTAATCTTTTTACACCAATGTCTGAATGTCCTTTGATAATCGTCGCTGTCGTTGTACTTGGTTATGTAGCGGTGAGTCATAAGCTCCTGCAGGGAAGAGCGCTTACGCTCGTCCTTCACACAACAGCAGTTAACGAAGTCCATAATATCCGCCGAAAAGTCGCCGCTTGCCGGAAGCGAGGGCGGCTCTTCGTTGACTATCCTCTGCAGTAGATCTAAAATGCCTTCGGGAGTATCGTTGTGGCCGCCAAGTGGGAACTCGCCTGTCACTAGTTCTATAATCATTAATCCTAGGGACCAGACGTCCCCCTTGGTATTATAACAACTACCCTGTATGCGTTCTGGCGACATATATGTGGAGGTGCCCACGAAGGTGTCAGCAATGGAATCGATCATTTTCTTTGAGACACCGAAGTCGCATATTTTGACAAAGCCTTTGGAGTTTATAAGGATGTTCGATGGCTTGATATCACGGTGGATGATCTTGTAGTCCTGATATAAATATGATAGCCCGTTTAGAACTGCGTAAGAGATCTTGGAGAGTGACAGTTCGGTGAACCACGAGGTAGAAGCGTTCATAGGAACCTTGTTTCTGCTGCAGTACCGCCTGTAGGTACTGGAGATCTTGTCCAACGAGCCACAGTCCATGTACTCCATCAAGATGATGATTTCGTGGTTTTTTATCGCGGTGTAGTAGGCACCATAGAAACCAACTATGTTCTTCTGCTCCTTCACATTCTTCATGATCGTGAGCTCACGCATCAATTGGTTTTTGACGAGCTCGCTGTTTTCAACAGGGATGGATTTCTTGGCGATGATTCGAGAGTCTGGCACGTGGAGGGTCTTAACCACAGTCCCAGAATTGCCGGCCCCAATCTTGCCTAGCTGCACGAGATCTTCCAGCTGGATGTCGTTGTTATCATCCTGGAATATAGATAGCCGGGAGAACTTGGTCGACAATCGGTTGTCGCGTTTATTGCTCGTGATCTTGCTGGGCACAATGGGGCTTACGCTAGTCGATGAGTCCGAGTTTGTTGGACTGGGCTGCGCGATGACAACTTTCGACTTCACGCCCTCTGGTTCAATGTTCAAGTTGAGGGGCTTCTGCATGCGCTTCATGCGCAGCGTCATGCACGGCTTCCCCCCGCGTAGCTGGTTGTCCGGCGTTCCGTTGTGAAACAGACCCGGCCGCTGGGTGGCCGGTTCCGCAGCGCGCTGGCTACTAGCCATGTCCAGGACACCCTGTACTGATGCAGGACCCGGTACGCTCCCCAGGCCCCAGACCGGCTCTGGGCTCCGCATGGGCCTGGCCCCGGCCTTGAGCAGCGTCGGCGCCCCCGAAAGCCTGTCCTCCGTCGCGCGCAGTATGTCACCCCTTGCTGCgccctccagctcctcACTGCCTCCGGCCTCGAGCGTCAATTTCTTGAGGTTCTTACGTTTCAGGCTCTTGGTTTGAAAGATGTGTTGACTCATCTGCTTCTATTATTGGCCATCTGCACGCAAATACGCACTTAGTTCGCTGCTCGTGATAAGAACCCCAGTAATGCAAAGATAAACGCTGCAACAGGTACCGTCTAGTCCTGGTGAAGCGATTCTTGTCGCTTCGAAGATCCGTTAATATATTCTGCGAGCCCACTGCCTGAAATATTGCGGGCCTGCTTTTTTACACGTCCAAATAGACACACAGAGCGCATCGCCAGTCGCACCGCTTTGGCTAATGTACTCATAACGCGCAGACTGCCGCGCCTGGTTCCTAGCTGGTCATCTGCGCTGGCCGAGATGAGCCCCTGTGGGTCACGTGATACAAACAGTGCAACATCGATAAAACACCGATCCGGGTGTGTGGGTGTGTTGGAAactgtcacgtgattggAATTCAAGCGTGCGAGACCCGCTATCTCTTGGGGTGGTTCGCTCGGCTGACGGCATCATTGAATCCATCAGACAGGGACCGTTCACGAGCGTCGGCGCACTCGTAGAGCTCACCATTATCTCTAGTAGTGTCCCATTACTTACTCATCGCTGTCGTCCTTGGTGTCCGGCGTGTGAGCTCGCAGATCATTGCTTACGACACCGCAGGTGCCACGCCGGTCGTCACGTGACTAGCGTAGATCGCTGGCTCTAATATGTCGGTTCATCGACAGATGCCAAGCATCAAACGGGCCGTCACTATCCCGCATACCAGCGTGGTGGACAGTACAACCGCCATATAAGCGCGGTATGGCCTCTTTATGGCTCTCTCCGTTCACCTGGCGCGCGATTGAGGAGAGAGAAGGAGCCTGCGTTTCTGGTCGCGCGATCGGGCAATAACGATAGCACCTAATGAAGCATTAATGTCCCTCATTTATTTGTGCGGGGTGCCCCTATACCTAGACAGGAATTTTCTAGCTAAGCGCGTCCTAACAGTCAGTCCTTATCTCTGTGCCATATCGCTATCGTGGTATGCCTTCCCGTACCAGTACGCGGCACCCACACACATCCAGTTTCTTCTACATCACCATGAACGTGCATCGCGGTTGCACGTGCGTAGATCATTTACATAATAAAGCGTGGAGCCGCTCAGCTGGCTGCGGACCGGCGGTGGGCGTCGGGAGCCTCACCAGTGCTCGACGCAAAGGGCGCACGTTGCTGAAGCACCAATGCTGCCCTGGTCTTCGCACGACCACCAGCGGAGCCTCCGCCGGTAAGGCACGTGACGTGGCACATGACTATGCATTATAATCACGCGGGACGAATGTTTGGGACCGAGCTTTCACGAAAAATTTTCTGGAACCCAGCTCTTGCACAGTTCGGGTGGCAAACAACAGAAGGATAATATAACAACGACACATACCATCCGAGCAGCAGTGCCGACGATTTACTGCTATCTTTGATCACGTACCAGGACTCCCGCAAACGAACTTAAGGGCTAGAGTGATCTCAGATAGATATAGACCACCAAAGCGAGTACACATAATATAGACGATGAGCGAGGATTGGAAAAAAAAGCTGAACATCCCCAAGAAGGATACAAGGCCGCAGACGGATGACGTGTTGAACACCAAGGGGAATACGTTCGAAGATTTCTACTTGCGGCGCGAGCTCTTGATGGGAATCTTTGAGGCGGGATTCGAAAGGCCATCGCCGATCCAGGAGGAGGCGATTCCAATCGCGTTGGCACGGCGGGACATCCTAGCGCGCGCGAAAAACGGCACGGGGAAGACGGCGGCATTTGTGATTCCGACGCTGGAGATCGTCAAGCCGAAGGTTAATAAGATTCAGGCGTTGATAATGGTTCCCACGCGAGAGCTGGCACTGCAGACATCGCAGGTGGTGCGCACTCTGGGCAAGCACTGCGGGATATCATGTATGGTCACGACCGGCGGGACGAACCTGCGGGACGATATAATGAGGTTGAACGAGCCTGTACATGTTCTGGTTGGTACTCCTGGTAGAGTATTGGATTTAGCGTCACGGAAGGTGGCGGACTTGAGCGAGTGCTCCCTCTTCGTGATGGACGAGGCCGACAAAATGCTGAGTCGCGATTTCAAGTCGCTGGTCGAACAGATCCTATCTTTCTTACCGCAGAATCACCAGTCGCTGCTCTTTAGTGCGACCTTTCCTCTCACTGTTAAAGAATTCATGGTAAAACACCTTAATAAGCCGTACGAGATTAACCTGATGGACGAACTAACGTTGAAGGGTATTACGCAGTACTACGCATTTGTGGAGGAACGGCAAAAGTTGCATTGCTTGAATACGTTGTTCAGCAAACTACAGATTAACCAAGCTATAATATTTTGTAACTCTACCAACCGGGTCGAGTTACTAGCCAAGAAAATCACCGATCTAGGCTATTCATGCTACTATTCTCATGCGAGGATGAAACAGCAGGAAAGAAACAAGGTGTTTCACGAGTTTCGCCAAGGCAAAGTCAGAACCTTGGTGTGCTCTGACCTACTAACCCGTGGTATAGATATACAGGCCGTCAATGTTGTCATCAACTTTGACTTCCCAAAAACTGCAGAGACCTATCTCCATCGTATTGGCCGGTCCGGAAGATTTGGTCACCTTGGTTTGGCAATCAATCTCATTAACTGGAACGACCGTTTCAACTTGTACAAAATCGAACAGGAATTGGGAACAGAGATTGCAGCTATCCCGGCGCAAATAGACAAATCTCTCTACGTGGCAGAGGACACTAGCGCTGTCCCAGTCCCCTTTCCTCTAGACACAATGCAAGGCAATGCTAGAGCTGCTCAGCAAATGCCACATCCTCAGCAGCAAGCGCAACTCGGAGGTATGCCGCAGCCCATCCCCCAGCAGATACAGCCCCCCCTCGCCCACCAACAAGCCCAGCCTCCTCCACAGGTATATCCTCCTCAAATGTATCACCAGGGCATCCCACCCCAACAGTTTGCTAACCCCCCGCAATTTTAACTGTCGCCTACCTAGGTTGCTAGATTTTCACCTGTGACCTATGTTCATTTTCTTTACCTTTTTGTTACAAAACCAGCGAGCCTCTATACATTAAAACCACCAGTTCCAACAATTTAAACCGTTA contains:
- the STE7 gene encoding mitogen-activated protein kinase kinase STE7 (Syntenic homolog of Saccharomyces cerevisiae YDL159W (STE7)) yields the protein MSQHIFQTKSLKRKNLKKLTLEAGGSEELEGAARGDILRATEDRLSGAPTLLKAGARPMRSPEPVWGLGSVPGPASVQGVLDMASSQRAAEPATQRPGLFHNGTPDNQLRGGKPCMTLRMKRMQKPLNLNIEPEGVKSKVVIAQPSPTNSDSSTSVSPIVPSKITSNKRDNRLSTKFSRLSIFQDDNNDIQLEDLVQLGKIGAGNSGTVVKTLHVPDSRIIAKKSIPVENSELVKNQLMRELTIMKNVKEQKNIVGFYGAYYTAIKNHEIIILMEYMDCGSLDKISSTYRRYCSRNKVPMNASTSWFTELSLSKISYAVLNGLSYLYQDYKIIHRDIKPSNILINSKGFVKICDFGVSKKMIDSIADTFVGTSTYMSPERIQGSCYNTKGDVWSLGLMIIELVTGEFPLGGHNDTPEGILDLLQRIVNEEPPSLPASGDFSADIMDFVNCCCVKDERKRSSLQELMTHRYITKYNDSDDYQRTFRHWCKKIKKRIKADKMIQREEMERARLVNRQLERSAQAAMAARSGR
- the DMO2 gene encoding Dmo2p (Syntenic homolog of Saccharomyces cerevisiae YDL157C); its protein translation is MVSNILSVFNPPPSRDLTEEETKDCLPCQLMSSAFALGFGSYLLSGRAFRYNEKDKAKGITLEEFNRYNPAWWRNSLRTVGGALVLLGVVRGTEGWLWNSDKYTKEKNSR
- the CMR1 gene encoding Cmr1p (Syntenic homolog of Saccharomyces cerevisiae YDL156W), which encodes MTANSEFNKRRLENIKRNNELLKKLNLAGIPARIRSEAGIEDHRKASGGAVKKKQGKAPVKREAKPAPIPTRRSRRLRGEAADVEGEAGAGSDTAQNVKQEEEWKELKEARVVGDIKLSDLIKSEDDGELLEKFRRYADKSFSGGDFFEELQRHQKPNPEVQRLREEMRLQQYDVFDPKELAIVHERVTALCFHPSQEKKLIVGGDTAGTVGLWNVADENPDPEHPDSVPDITRFKLFSRNVSKIEVFPTDSSKILAASYDGALRSIDMQSLKSDELLHFQNEHGDTLGISDCQFSYDSPNVVMLTTLGGEFAQRDLRTKPDTMNIMRLSDKKIGCMAIDPSRPYSVATASLDRTLRIWDLRKTVAKPDWSQYEDYASHEVVSTYNSRLSVSAVSYAPIDHTLVCNGYDNTVRLFNARADLPSELQPDFTIQHNCKSGRWVSVLKARFKLNMDVFAIANMKRAIDIYTSRGEQLSHLETSTVPAVVSWHPMQNWIVGGNNSGKVFLFTDAPQE
- the SEA4 gene encoding Sea4p (Syntenic homolog of Saccharomyces cerevisiae YBL104C (SEA4)), which codes for MGFIKQVTNWTNDEWHDYLSVNPTRDEVTHYRVDPNDESDGSILKSSTFKDFSSITCLDYSQSEVGLVGVAEKNGYLRLFNVFEVVTDGMVGGTSSNAFDIKVRAKQQRPINSVGINNNGLVAMGLDRSRSDPSLQIWDVNYQNTSSNIVNPAFSYCQNESTVSLKFLNETNIIAASTNLIKEVDLRASTPVYQHPSRLSYDIKINPYNSWQFSSYGDDGTLAIWDRRKLVSNTSSSDYLEAKPLLQFEKLVGHGAASRKYMNSCFRWSAVRGLEFCTLHNGEVIRRWRLGSIPLSSNASSSESGDTTPGPQMEELFVSTVNDIPTTYDRVVTFDYIPKSNNDSNFICMRQSGTIYRMSTPGGVCKVAFDNMNSFMATDNNKGETKELRISCRTQQSLSKNLRAGMKNLTFEDLDLSENTNNPDSDSEESNSLDKEFNNSDFETDDESEENDDAASACEHRYLVKPEKLLQNDISTIMRKRAALGYGLDPMTTVELIDQSKSLQNNAYIRNTWRWIAIAKSSVDDGTMVSGELDLGYEGIYGIWNGLDGLSNQARYKEGSAFTEKQLNRELEKIILMRGKTRLRLETARHIGSLVNTSKPIQRKLCMIISGWDLTPTEIEEKYMNLISLNNYEKAAGWAVFFGDVQRAIEILSSAKKERLRLIATAIAGYLAYKDQPGNNAWRQQCRRLSSELDDPYLRIIFSFIADNDWWDILYESAISLRERLGVALRFLNDGDLTRFLHRTVTNVIENGELEGLILTGITPNGINLLQSYVSKTSDVQTAALLSIFGCPRYFCDTRVDEWIYIYHNMLNSWNLFTMRAKFDGLRTKLSRNSQGIVKCTVRPRQMYIQCLKCNKNINKPADANPLLPRQGSGIKGIPAKKYAWNSSNPNTHGAPSQKYLCPHCGSPYPRCAICLLPLGSGSLPIVISGSADHAVTRHIPEGQDPALYESRRLKLNEWFSFCLSCNHGMHAGHAEDWFEKHFICPVPGCTCNCND
- the NTO1 gene encoding Nto1p (Syntenic homolog of Saccharomyces cerevisiae YPR031W (NTO1)), producing the protein MSSGQTPVRAQEEGPKLREEKHYRDFYPDLNHSVLLPVFTASGEETALQDIEYKARINALRQLSRASGSLKQIIYKNKVTVERLGPQLKKTCFKPCKVKVTQLNGKYHVPAVFHRYGYRSNVQTLNVDLARRAYMKKTDDLLRNENEFFVDVSRYLRDFKVQYDMDEQDDLYLQYLNSGKARGSANALSAELFEILITALEIEWFYLERKIPQRHPTNQQSSTHESEAAIAHYELYGSDDGSGSSADQSCAICNGTDSDNSNAIVFCDGCDVAVHQECYGVVFIPEGQWLCRRCMISKNRKINCLFCPSNTGAFKQTDTGSWGHVICGIWIPELFFANQHYMEPIEGIDMVPRSRWKLNCYICKQKCGACIQCSNKNCFVAYHVTCAKRAGLFMTFGGCTVPEAASKNFRPGVKLESFCDKHSPSGWGDCQVGILKTRRYFENIKEMVMRGNQRATSSEAQQPPTRNRWKTNRGTPIAPQLFATILKQLLDKFGIAEAEQTAIDICKYWSMKRELKRGAPLVRIFDPTSFNSMDSADILKRVAFADVLLNDLAKLDELSTLLVRRQQAAQARLDAVDIINDLGFHPVRHLVQKNVTTHWSTKEFIALMNFEPAFAGVLAKVDSDQYDSIASFSREVRTLFDQIAKEKDIPVELVSTITVCQRQFSKQIAKIEGLDVHKLMSRDFIFEGKKIREVDWHGPILMKEEELSEVEEDELTPAQERILKSFLRY